The Octopus bimaculoides isolate UCB-OBI-ISO-001 chromosome 17, ASM119413v2, whole genome shotgun sequence genome includes the window gcacAACATGGTCAATGTGGAATACGAATGTCCAATAATACTACTCTAATGGAGTACTGaccagaaaaatattaatatcaactgcggtattttccaaggtgactcactttcacctttaattttctACATAGcccttacaagtgaacttaacagaacaaGGTATGGACATAAAAATGgcgacaagaaaataagtcatctattttatatggatgacttaaaactctatggcaaaACGATAATGAGCTCAAGGACtactaaataatttaaataaaaatatatacatacatacatatatatatatatatacacacacacacacaaatgtatatatacatatatttgtgtgtgtgtgtgtgtgtgtgtgtgtgtgtgtgtgtgtgtgtgtgtgtgtgtacatacatatgtatatataaatatgtatatatagatagataatataaaagCTTTATGTGACAAATGAGAAGCAGCTTGAAAGTCTACATACTGTTcgcattttctcaaatgatgtCGATATGGAATTTGGGATTGAAAGTGCACTGTATTGATAATGAAACGAGGAAGATTTGAAGAACGTCAAGAAATTGAAGTGCCAAATGGGCGAACAATGAAAGCAGTTGGTGAAGGACAGTGGTATAAGTATTTGGGAATAATGGATgcagataaaataaaacatgaagagATGAAGCAATTGCCAGtaaaatgaggaaaatattacaaagttgaatttaaaaaatgctattgaagcaataaattgataaaatatttacaggGCTATATAAGCTGATATATTGCATGCAGACTTACGAGATACTCGTAAGTAGATATAATACATTTTTTACATCGCTTTATGTGACTAATTAAGTTCAGTAGTTAACTCATGTGACGGAGGGCGTATAGGTTTTTTACATTTCCCTGAATATAATTTCCGAATACTTTGTCTTATAGTAACATCAAAAAGCAATAGAAATGGTACTATTACAAATcttatcaaatttaataaaagGGGTACGTAAAGAATAGTGATTTGTATTATTCCATACAGTCCAACAAACACAATGGTTTCAGCAGAGTATAAGGTTATGAcgaatataacaataacaatcatagTTATTAATGACAATTTCATCGTATCATTTTCTCTACTTTTCACTGCGATGTAGATCAGTAGACATACAAGTACCAACATTGTAACAATATACAAGCTTTCTATGGCTAAATGGATACAaagggaaatgaaatgtaagaatatATAGCATTGGTCAACTCCGTAATCTGAGAAAGCTAGAATCATTAATAATTCTTTGATCCAGATAAAAACCCACAAAACAACTGTGAATATAATCTGGGTACGCAGAAAACTGTGACTTTCATATTTGCTTGGTTTAAAGTATTTCACAATAAAATCACAGCAAATAGGAAGTATGAAATACAGAGCAGCGTCGTTAGTAACGGAAGttagtataataataaataagcagGTAGACTGAGgtaaatctgtaaatatatgaatatgtacgttGTGGAAATAAAAGAACAAGGCAAACAGCGTGTAGTTAAACATATAGTTCAGTAATAAGAAAGAGCGTGTTTTCCCATAGGCTCCACGATCTAGAAAAATGGCAGTCGTTAACAATGCGCTGAACAGGAATATTACGATGGTTGCAACACAAGCAGATAAATTCACCCAGATAGATGAAGAGGGTTCAGTGAATGTAGAATtgtactcataataataataatactctggATAGTTTTCCATGTTGCATTGGCCAGAATTGCTTCAAACCTGAAATGGAGACAAATTTCAATAAAAGGGATCACATGAAATCATTTGCATGAAACTAATTTGAAACATTTCAACCTATCGTGGTTTGTTTTAATTACGAGCTACAGTTTCAATTCATCAATGAATCTTCTGAAATATTTAGATTCTTCATCTGTATTACAGTTTGGAAGTTATTTAAAAAAGTTTGATCAAATAACTAACATATCATTCAACtacagtagtagttgaataaCATTCTTAAGGCCataatttactcacacgcagcatcttCAGAGCTTTGTTGCTAATTTAGTtcttaaacaaattgaaaactgttaacatttttgaagagaactggtccctagctacattttagCATAAAtaattgagatttggtccagtagaaaaaagtttgcaTCAAactttgtagcaacgttatacgAGAGTAAGTAACTCCTCCAGTTTagttctaaataacatttttgtattttaaacgcaaaatatattatcttagcttcaatgatagaagaaagcatgtgGAATTTCATACATTTGGtctcatgcaacaaaaatttgtataaaaaatgttgtgaggtaaaatatcacgaaaaaatataagcaaggcaaaaagttggatttaagtataattaactttttttatttaaaaaataaactatattttaattaagcttaaatgatagaaataaattcGAGGAAATTCATGGTATCAATTTCATTTagtgaagttttaaaagaaataaattatgagtgtttgtttttttttatgaatatagttctataaggggacttttaatatatgccaacggcatcattgaggtaattttcaataaggtaaaatcttaaattattaattgacatattaattagcataataaatATTGGCtgtatattactaataataataataatgatagcaataataatgggaccctgaggagatggagtatcctatattttataatattttataatatgtattaatcattctggatgttccatcgaaatgtacataggtcaatttcattattattattattattgttgttgttgttgttgcaataaagtattttcaacggatcagttttgagctctatttaaagttgatatatatatacatatatatatgtatatatacatatgtgtgtatacacacacacacacacacacacacatatatgtatatatacatttgtatatatatatatgccatccatttttattttattttattttatattgtatattgtatattatattatatattgtatattccatattctataccccacattagttctgcaggaatataaataaaacaaaaaacagacagtgttggaactcttttaaNNNNNNNNNNatatataacgtgagagagttaggggttgggggttcaacccactaagggatagtatctatccagtatactgctgggagggtacccaattattgctacactagtgctatactaggtgcaatcaatgggagcgggtaaaagcggaggttttacccaaaatttgtataacaattagaaaatggaggataatatgctgaacccaactacttgcagacggtgtatcccgttgaattcattaatctaatccatagcaaaagtgacaaaaaaagaaagaaaaggaaagaaagaaccaaaatatatatatgtatatatttttatttaaattatttagaatttattcaaaaatgtTTCTGCTtgaaagctgcggtcatgctgtggcaccaccgtTGAATGAGCTACACCATTATTTGGAACCTCGTCTGATATGTGGTATTTGGTCAATGAGGGAATTTGATGCTGCTGctctcatctgtgtttcctgccgtgaggtaggctCGTCTGGAACCCTTGActggaagagatccagttttgttttaaagacacttacatccacaccatgcaggtctcttaGGCATTTTCGAaggatattaaagagctgtgggcccttgaagcccaagctgttgcagtatctggtcctgtattttgatggcgatGCTAGGAACTTTAGCACTCTGCAGCGGCGCCTCGTTCTACAGTTTGAGTAACTTTCAAtcccaaagtttggtacaaggccttctaggattttccagatgtttatcactgcatatctctcccaccTTCGTTGCAGGaagaagagttttaattctttcagtctttctcagTAGCTGATACGTTGCATCGAGACGACTTTCttagtgtagcttcgttggattgcttcgagttccaccgtggattttatattgtgtggtgaccatagttgggagcagtagtccaagggGCTGAGGACGtatgtcctccagaggatcatcaatgtctccttttctcttgttttgaaagttcggaGGATCCATCCAACCAGCCGtatgcattttattaccaaattggtaatatgcacttgaaaagatgcatcattgctcatgtcaatgcccaggtcacatactgattttgattcagggatttcaattcctcctgggccagtgtatcctgtATGCATGTCGTTTAGCTTTGTGTGCTGGTAGTGTAGAGtctggaattttcctgcattaaactgcatgttgtcctcagcccacctgtatattgaGTCCAACTCTCGTTGCAGATGtgcaatatttccaggattttgtattgCCTGA containing:
- the LOC106869328 gene encoding uncharacterized protein LOC106869328 isoform X3, whose amino-acid sequence is MENYPEYYYYYEYNSTFTEPSSSIWVNLSACVATIVIFLFSALLTTAIFLDRGAYGKTRSFLLLNYMFNYTLFALFFYFHNVHIHIFTDLPQSTCLFIIILTSVTNDAALYFILPICCDFIVKYFKPSKYESHSFLRTQIIFTVVLWVFIWIKELLMILAFSDYGVDQCYIFLHFISLCIHLAIESLYIVTMLVLVCLLIYIAVKSRENDTMKLSLITMIVIVIFVITLYSAETIVFVGLYGIIQITILYVPLLLNLIRFVIVPFLLLFDVTIRQSIRKLYSGKCKKPIRPPSHELTTELN